The Periplaneta americana isolate PAMFEO1 chromosome 2, P.americana_PAMFEO1_priV1, whole genome shotgun sequence genome has a window encoding:
- the LOC138695376 gene encoding 26S proteasome non-ATPase regulatory subunit 10-like, whose protein sequence is MAKPNPIPDLKQRVKTLEGQVRLLLPLIEEVRVLKERLDSRSLQGLEARKEEEKVGSSNNIEELKEKLELRERELRETQAELEKLKEESERDKAELIQLKQKFEEEHQLRLQQEKEHRAVAEVGPDLEEKDGLGWTQLHRAAWRGDARTVQLLLDAGSQVNAEDHGGRTPLWLAASNDRQDACRALLAAGARPDVKQRSSGSTALHVAAANGHRAVCELLLAAGARPNEPDDADQWTALHWAALLGHAPVVQLLLQYGAERGVRDKRGWKAVDMARQCEYAAVAAMLQG, encoded by the exons ATGGCAAAACCGAATCCTATTCCAGACCTCAAGCAGCGAGTGAAGACCCTGGAGGGACAGGTTCGACTGCTGCTTCCTCTCATAGAGGAGGTGAGGGTCCTCAAGGAGAGGTTGGACTCGCGGTCCCTGCAGGGCCTGGAGGCAaggaaggaagaggaaaaagtagGGAGCAGCAACAACATTGAGGAGCTGAAGGAGAAATTGGAGCTGAGGGAGAGGGAATTAAGAGAAACACAGGCTGAACTGGAAAAGCTGAAAGAAGAATCGGAAAGG GATAAAGCAGAACTGATACAGTTGAAACAGAAATTTGAAGAAGAGCACCAGTTGCGGCTTCAGCAAGAAAAG GAGCACAGAGCTGTGGCTGAGGTCGGGCCCGACCTGGAGGAGAAGGACGGGCTAGGCTGGACTCAGCTACACCGGGCAGCATGGCGGGGAGACGCACGCACTGTCCAGCTGCTCCTGGATGCAGGCAGCCAGGTGAACGCCGAGGATCATGGTGGCCGCACGCCCTTGTGGCTGGCTGCAAGTAATGACCGCCAGGATGCATGCAGGGCGCTGCTGGCTGCCGGGGCGCGGCCGGATGTGAAGCAGCGATCATCTGGCAGCACTGCTCTGCATGTGGCTGCAGCCAATGGGCACCGTGCAGTGTGTGAGCTGCTGCTGGCAGCTGGGGCGCGGCCCAACGAGCCTGATGATGCAGACCAGTGGACTGCACTGCACTGGGCAGCATTGTTAGGCCACGCCCCAGTGGTGCAGCTGCTGTTGCAGTATGGCGCTGAGCGGGGGGTGAGGGATAAGAGGGGATGGAAGGCCGTGGACATGGCGCGTCAGTGCGAGTACGCAGCTGTGGCGGCCATGCTGCAGGGCTGA